Proteins encoded within one genomic window of Pigmentiphaga sp. H8:
- a CDS encoding aldehyde dehydrogenase family protein, giving the protein MSGPQLAPEIVIPSSPALPVHRELYYGGQWQRPRGGYAPTWNPATGESLGDCAQANAEDVDAAVQAARAAFPAWSRMKPIERAARMRRVAGVLREHAGELAMLDAANCGSPVAEMVRDAMLAAAQFDFFAGLVTEIKGDTVPMGEGMVNMSVREPYGVVGRIVAYNHPLMFTAAKSAAPLAAGNTVVMKPPVQAPLSAYRWMELIDGILPPGVLNVVTGGTECGAALAAHPDVPFVSLIGSVGTGRAVARAGAERLKRITLELGGKNACIVYPDADLERASSGAVAGMNFTWSGQSCGSTSRLFVHESVHDEVVARVLEKIRHYRPGMPTDPATTMGAIVSQAQLDKIMRYIDLGIGEGATLAYGGRRPQDPELARGFFVEPTVFTGVTAGMRIANEEIFGPVLSVLKWSDEESMFEQVNAVEYGLTGAVFTRDLAQAHRAAGRIQSGFVWVNHAGPHFLGTSYGGYKQSGIGRDESIEELLSYTQGKNINIVY; this is encoded by the coding sequence ATGTCGGGACCCCAGCTTGCTCCAGAAATCGTCATTCCCTCTTCGCCGGCGTTGCCGGTTCATCGCGAGCTTTACTACGGCGGCCAGTGGCAGCGTCCGCGGGGCGGCTACGCGCCCACCTGGAATCCCGCGACGGGGGAGTCGCTGGGCGATTGCGCCCAAGCCAATGCCGAGGACGTGGATGCCGCCGTGCAGGCGGCGCGGGCGGCCTTTCCCGCGTGGAGCCGCATGAAGCCGATCGAGCGCGCCGCGCGGATGCGGCGCGTGGCCGGCGTGTTGCGCGAACACGCCGGCGAGCTCGCGATGCTGGATGCCGCCAACTGCGGCAGCCCCGTGGCCGAGATGGTGCGCGACGCGATGCTGGCTGCCGCGCAGTTCGACTTCTTCGCCGGCCTGGTGACCGAGATCAAGGGCGACACCGTTCCCATGGGCGAGGGCATGGTGAACATGTCGGTACGCGAACCCTATGGCGTGGTGGGGCGCATCGTGGCCTACAACCATCCCTTGATGTTCACGGCGGCCAAGAGCGCGGCCCCGCTGGCGGCGGGCAATACGGTGGTGATGAAGCCGCCGGTGCAGGCGCCGCTGTCGGCCTATCGATGGATGGAACTGATCGACGGCATTCTCCCTCCGGGCGTGCTCAACGTCGTCACCGGGGGAACCGAGTGCGGCGCGGCGCTGGCGGCGCATCCCGATGTTCCCTTCGTTTCGCTGATCGGTAGCGTGGGAACCGGACGAGCGGTGGCCAGGGCCGGTGCCGAACGTCTCAAGCGCATCACCCTCGAGCTGGGAGGCAAGAACGCCTGCATCGTCTATCCCGATGCAGACCTGGAACGTGCCAGCTCCGGCGCCGTGGCCGGCATGAACTTCACATGGAGCGGCCAGTCCTGCGGGTCAACCTCGCGGCTGTTCGTGCACGAGTCCGTCCACGACGAGGTGGTCGCGCGGGTACTGGAGAAAATCCGTCACTACCGGCCGGGCATGCCGACCGATCCGGCCACGACCATGGGAGCCATCGTTTCCCAAGCCCAGTTGGACAAGATCATGCGCTACATCGACCTAGGCATCGGTGAAGGCGCCACCCTGGCCTACGGCGGCAGGCGGCCGCAGGATCCTGAACTGGCCAGGGGCTTCTTCGTCGAGCCCACCGTTTTCACGGGCGTGACGGCCGGCATGCGTATCGCCAACGAGGAGATCTTCGGACCGGTCCTGTCGGTGCTGAAGTGGTCCGACGAGGAAAGCATGTTCGAGCAGGTCAACGCCGTCGAGTACGGGCTGACCGGCGCGGTGTTCACCCGCGACCTGGCGCAGGCGCACCGAGCCGCCGGACGCATCCAGTCGGGTTTCGTCTGGGTCAACCACGCCGGGCCGCATTTCCTGGGCACCAGCTACGGCGGCTACAAGCAGTCGGGTATCGGCCGCGACGAGTCCATCGAGGAACTGCTTTCCTATACGCAGGGGAAAAACATCAACATCGTGTACTGA
- the cyoD gene encoding cytochrome o ubiquinol oxidase subunit IV, with protein MAQHSSTAEGHDSHASHGSVKSYVVGFVLCIVLTALSFGVVMTGALTGFAAVSAIVVLCVLQLLVQLVFFLHMGTSPEQRENLSSFVFTVLIIAIIVGGSAWVLHNMNANMMPM; from the coding sequence ATGGCGCAACACTCCTCCACCGCCGAAGGCCACGATTCCCACGCCAGCCATGGTTCGGTCAAGTCCTATGTGGTCGGCTTCGTCCTCTGCATCGTACTGACCGCGCTGTCCTTCGGCGTGGTGATGACCGGCGCGCTGACGGGCTTTGCCGCGGTATCGGCCATCGTCGTGCTGTGCGTGCTGCAACTGCTGGTCCAGCTGGTGTTCTTCCTGCACATGGGCACCTCGCCCGAGCAGCGCGAGAACCTGTCGTCCTTCGTCTTCACCGTGCTCATCATCGCGATCATCGTGGGCGGCTCCGCCTGGGTGCTGCACAACATGAATGCGAACATGATGCCGATGTAG
- the cyoA gene encoding ubiquinol oxidase subunit II → MSKSFFANAGRTLCVGAMMLLLAGCNMDILDPKGDIGAQEKTLLLTATGLMLLVVVPVIILTLWFAWKYRASNTKAKYDPTWSHSTAIEVVVWTIPCIIVGILAVLTWKSSHALDPYRPLQSEVKPIEIDVVSLDWKWLFIYPEYKIATVNEIQFPVDTPVNFRITSASVMNSFFIPRLGSQIYSMAGMETKLHLIAREAGTYAGISANYSGAGFSGMRFKAIASSQADFEEWVRNAQASTSKMTPETYQALVSPSEHEPVAYYSGAEPTMFDGIIYQYMASAGMDTGMCTPANTPKIALSE, encoded by the coding sequence GTGAGTAAATCCTTCTTCGCGAACGCGGGACGCACATTGTGTGTCGGCGCCATGATGTTGCTGCTGGCTGGCTGCAACATGGACATCCTCGATCCCAAGGGCGACATCGGCGCCCAGGAAAAAACCCTGCTGCTGACGGCAACCGGGCTGATGCTGCTGGTGGTAGTGCCGGTCATCATCCTGACCCTGTGGTTCGCCTGGAAATACCGCGCCTCCAACACGAAGGCCAAATACGATCCCACGTGGTCGCACTCCACCGCCATCGAAGTCGTGGTCTGGACCATCCCCTGCATCATCGTCGGCATCCTGGCGGTGCTGACCTGGAAGAGCTCGCACGCGCTGGACCCCTACCGCCCCCTGCAATCCGAGGTCAAGCCCATCGAGATCGATGTCGTGTCGCTGGACTGGAAGTGGCTGTTCATCTATCCCGAGTACAAGATCGCCACCGTCAACGAGATCCAGTTCCCGGTCGATACGCCCGTCAACTTCCGCATCACCTCCGCCTCGGTCATGAACTCGTTCTTCATCCCGCGCCTGGGTAGCCAGATCTACTCCATGGCGGGCATGGAGACCAAGCTCCATCTCATCGCGCGCGAAGCCGGCACCTATGCGGGTATCTCCGCCAACTACAGCGGCGCGGGTTTCTCGGGCATGCGCTTCAAGGCCATCGCCAGCAGCCAGGCGGACTTCGAAGAGTGGGTCCGCAATGCCCAGGCCTCGACCAGCAAGATGACCCCCGAAACCTACCAGGCCCTGGTCTCGCCCAGCGAGCACGAGCCCGTCGCCTACTACTCGGGCGCCGAACCCACCATGTTCGACGGCATCATTTACCAGTACATGGCCTCCGCAGGCATGGATACCGGAATGTGCACGCCTGCCAACACCCCCAAGATAGCCTTGTCGGAGTAA
- the cyoB gene encoding cytochrome o ubiquinol oxidase subunit I — translation MFGKLTLDAIPYHEPIVMVTLAAVVILGAAMLGVVTYYGKWTYLWKEWLTTVDHKRIGIMYIIVALIMLLRGFADAIMMRTQLAIASSDSAGYLPPHHYDQIFTAHGVIMIFFMAMPFITGLMNIVVPLQIGARDVAYPFLNSLSFWLFGGGIVLIMMSLFVGEFAATGWLAYPPLSGLDYSPGVGVDYYIWALQLSGLGTTLSGINFIVTILRMRAPGMTMMKMPVFTWTALVTNILIVAAFPVLTATLALLTADRYLGMHFFTNELGGNVMMYVNLIWIWGHPEVYILILPCFGAFSEIIATFSRKSLFGYKSMVYATAAIGVLSFLVWLHHFFTMGSGANVNAFFGIATMIISVPTGVKIFNWLFTMYRGRVEITTPVLWTLGFMITFVIGGMTGVLMAIPAVSFVLHNSLFLIAHFHNTIIGGVVFGCIAAMVYWFPKAFGFKLNERLGKYSFWCWFIGFFMAFMPLYILGFMGMTRRLNHYDNPAWQPYLIVAWVGAVIIALGIFFLLLQIFVSIRDRKKNVDFDGDPWGGRTLEWSIPSPPPFYNFAKVPQVSHLDQFWHDKETGVAYQRPAHYEDIHMPRNTGAGVYIGVAGTLLGFALVWHIWWLAGLGLAGMIGAFIARAYDRDVDYYVKADEVTRIENAHYESLKQAA, via the coding sequence ATGTTCGGGAAACTGACCCTGGATGCCATCCCGTACCATGAACCCATCGTCATGGTCACGCTGGCAGCGGTCGTCATTCTGGGTGCCGCCATGCTTGGCGTCGTCACCTATTACGGCAAGTGGACCTACCTGTGGAAAGAATGGCTGACCACGGTGGACCACAAGCGCATCGGCATCATGTACATCATCGTGGCGCTGATCATGCTGCTGCGCGGATTCGCCGATGCCATCATGATGCGCACGCAGTTGGCCATCGCCTCGAGCGACTCGGCCGGCTACCTGCCGCCGCACCATTACGACCAGATCTTCACCGCCCACGGCGTGATCATGATCTTCTTCATGGCCATGCCTTTCATCACGGGCCTGATGAACATCGTCGTGCCGCTGCAGATCGGCGCCCGCGACGTGGCCTACCCGTTCCTGAACTCGCTCAGCTTCTGGCTGTTCGGCGGCGGCATCGTGCTGATCATGATGTCGCTGTTCGTGGGTGAATTCGCCGCCACCGGCTGGCTGGCCTATCCGCCGCTGTCGGGACTGGACTACAGCCCTGGCGTGGGGGTCGACTACTACATCTGGGCCTTGCAGCTGTCAGGGCTGGGGACCACGCTCAGCGGCATCAACTTCATCGTTACGATCCTGCGCATGCGCGCGCCCGGCATGACGATGATGAAGATGCCGGTGTTCACGTGGACCGCCCTGGTCACCAACATCCTGATCGTCGCCGCCTTCCCGGTGCTGACGGCCACGCTGGCGCTGCTGACCGCCGACCGCTACCTGGGCATGCACTTCTTCACGAACGAGCTCGGCGGCAACGTGATGATGTACGTGAACCTGATCTGGATCTGGGGCCACCCCGAGGTCTACATCCTGATCCTGCCCTGCTTCGGCGCGTTCTCGGAAATCATCGCCACCTTCTCGCGCAAGTCGCTGTTCGGCTACAAGTCCATGGTCTACGCCACGGCCGCGATCGGCGTGCTGTCGTTCCTGGTCTGGCTGCACCACTTCTTCACCATGGGCTCGGGGGCCAACGTCAATGCCTTCTTCGGCATCGCGACGATGATCATCTCGGTGCCCACGGGCGTGAAGATCTTCAACTGGCTGTTCACGATGTACCGCGGCCGGGTCGAGATCACCACCCCCGTGCTGTGGACGCTGGGCTTCATGATCACCTTCGTGATCGGCGGCATGACCGGCGTGCTGATGGCGATTCCCGCGGTCTCGTTCGTGCTGCACAACAGCCTGTTCCTGATCGCCCACTTCCACAACACCATCATCGGCGGTGTCGTGTTCGGGTGTATCGCCGCCATGGTGTACTGGTTCCCCAAGGCCTTCGGCTTCAAGCTGAACGAGCGCCTGGGCAAGTATTCGTTCTGGTGCTGGTTCATCGGCTTCTTCATGGCCTTCATGCCGCTGTACATCCTTGGTTTCATGGGCATGACGCGCCGCCTGAACCACTACGACAACCCGGCCTGGCAGCCGTACCTGATCGTCGCCTGGGTGGGCGCGGTCATCATCGCGCTGGGCATCTTCTTCCTGCTGCTGCAGATCTTCGTCAGCATCCGCGACCGCAAGAAGAACGTCGACTTCGACGGCGACCCCTGGGGTGGCCGTACGTTGGAATGGTCCATTCCCTCTCCTCCGCCGTTCTACAACTTCGCAAAGGTGCCCCAAGTGTCCCACCTCGATCAGTTCTGGCATGACAAGGAAACCGGCGTCGCCTACCAGCGTCCCGCCCACTACGAAGACATCCACATGCCGCGCAACACCGGCGCCGGCGTCTACATCGGCGTGGCGGGCACCCTGCTCGGCTTCGCCCTGGTCTGGCACATCTGGTGGCTGGCCGGCCTGGGCCTGGCCGGCATGATCGGCGCCTTCATCGCCCGCGCCTACGACCGCGACGTGGACTACTACGTCAAGGCCGACGAGGTGACGCGCATCGAGAACGCCCACTACGAGTCGCTGAAGCAGGCCGCGTAG
- a CDS encoding tripartite tricarboxylate transporter substrate binding protein encodes MRHLLGGLCAALGMIAPVAAQAQAWSPSRPVTIVVPVPPGSSTDILARILAERLPSVLGQTVVVTNRPGASGLIGAAAVARAEPDGHTLLLTASTLFGAPHVLPKGAGGGVDVVRDLTPVVKTASSPLVILANPQLGVKTPRELVAYLKKHPGLPYASSGNGSPQHIAGQLFMKATGTTMIHVPYKGVMPAVTDTVSGQIKLAFGALGGVGGFIDGGQLVAVAVAEKQRTSLLPNVSTLTEAGIDGVELNVFFPVLAPAGTPATAIRRLNREITAIMQAPEVKEKMRASGVETLGGSVEDAVRDVRAEYDRYGRVVAEFGIKEE; translated from the coding sequence ATGAGACACCTTCTGGGCGGCCTGTGCGCCGCATTGGGCATGATCGCGCCGGTGGCCGCGCAAGCACAGGCTTGGAGTCCTTCCCGGCCGGTCACCATCGTCGTGCCGGTGCCGCCGGGTTCGAGCACCGACATCCTCGCCCGGATCCTGGCGGAACGGCTGCCATCGGTACTCGGGCAGACCGTGGTCGTCACCAACCGGCCAGGCGCGAGCGGCCTGATCGGCGCGGCGGCCGTGGCGCGGGCCGAACCGGACGGACATACGCTGCTCCTGACCGCCAGCACGCTGTTCGGCGCGCCCCATGTGCTGCCCAAGGGGGCGGGCGGCGGCGTCGACGTGGTCCGCGATCTGACGCCCGTGGTCAAGACCGCTTCCTCGCCGCTGGTCATCCTGGCCAATCCACAGCTTGGAGTGAAGACGCCGCGGGAACTGGTGGCCTACCTGAAGAAGCATCCCGGCCTGCCGTATGCATCCTCGGGCAATGGGTCGCCGCAGCACATCGCGGGCCAGCTGTTCATGAAGGCGACCGGGACCACCATGATCCACGTCCCGTACAAGGGCGTGATGCCCGCCGTGACCGATACGGTCAGTGGACAGATCAAGCTGGCTTTCGGCGCGCTGGGAGGAGTGGGCGGGTTCATCGACGGCGGCCAACTGGTGGCCGTGGCGGTGGCCGAGAAGCAGCGAACCAGCCTGCTGCCCAACGTGTCGACCCTGACCGAGGCGGGGATAGACGGCGTGGAACTGAACGTGTTCTTCCCCGTGCTGGCGCCGGCCGGCACGCCGGCCACGGCGATCCGGCGCCTGAACCGCGAGATCACCGCGATCATGCAGGCCCCCGAGGTCAAGGAAAAGATGCGTGCCTCGGGGGTCGAGACGTTGGGGGGATCCGTGGAGGACGCCGTTCGGGACGTAAGGGCCGAGTACGACCGCTATGGCAGGGTCGTGGCAGAGTTCGGCATCAAGGAGGAGTAA
- a CDS encoding helix-turn-helix transcriptional regulator, translated as MVEYHASSLDRVFHALADPTRREMLRHLAQGERKVGDLAAPFTMSLAAASKHLKVLEGAGLVRRRVQGRLHFCQLEPGPLADAQAWLSVYERFWNTRLDALQALLEAEEAGTPASSSRKQTRKGTRK; from the coding sequence ATGGTTGAATATCACGCTTCATCGCTGGATCGCGTCTTTCACGCGCTTGCCGATCCCACCCGCCGCGAGATGCTGCGGCACCTGGCGCAAGGCGAGCGCAAGGTGGGGGACCTGGCCGCGCCCTTCACGATGTCGCTGGCCGCCGCGTCCAAGCATCTGAAGGTGCTGGAGGGCGCCGGCCTGGTACGCCGGCGCGTGCAGGGACGCCTGCATTTCTGCCAGCTCGAGCCCGGGCCCCTGGCCGATGCGCAGGCGTGGCTGAGTGTCTATGAACGCTTCTGGAACACGCGGCTCGACGCCTTGCAGGCGCTGCTGGAAGCCGAAGAAGCAGGGACGCCGGCATCTTCTTCCCGAAAACAGACCCGCAAAGGAACCCGGAAATGA
- the cyoC gene encoding cytochrome o ubiquinol oxidase subunit III gives MSSAAILHTHRQDGGDHHAHGGHEHHDDGSKTVLGFWIYLMSDLLIFSVLFATFAVLSGATAGGPHGSELFDLSFVLTETMLLLVSSVTFGMAMLALHAGQRSKVLAWMAVTFLFGAGFIGMEIYEFHHLIAEGAGPQRSAYLSAFFTLVGTHGLHVTSGLIWMAVMMHMISRHGLDPIVRRRMACLSLFWHFLDLVWICVFTFVYLMGAL, from the coding sequence ATGAGTAGCGCAGCAATTCTTCATACGCATCGCCAGGATGGTGGCGATCATCATGCCCATGGGGGGCATGAGCATCACGACGATGGGTCCAAGACCGTACTGGGGTTCTGGATCTATCTGATGAGCGACTTGCTCATTTTCTCGGTGCTGTTCGCGACCTTCGCCGTGCTGTCGGGAGCAACCGCGGGCGGGCCGCATGGCAGCGAGCTGTTCGACCTGTCGTTCGTGCTGACCGAGACCATGCTGCTGCTGGTCAGCAGCGTGACCTTCGGCATGGCGATGCTGGCCCTGCATGCCGGTCAGCGAAGCAAGGTGCTGGCCTGGATGGCGGTCACCTTCCTGTTCGGCGCCGGCTTCATCGGCATGGAAATCTATGAATTCCATCACCTGATCGCCGAGGGCGCCGGTCCCCAGCGCAGCGCCTACCTGTCGGCCTTCTTCACCCTGGTCGGCACCCACGGCCTGCACGTGACCTCGGGCCTGATCTGGATGGCCGTGATGATGCACATGATCAGCCGCCACGGCCTGGATCCGATCGTGCGCCGGCGCATGGCCTGCCTGAGCCTGTTCTGGCACTTCCTGGACCTGGTCTGGATCTGCGTGTTCACCTTCGTCTACCTGATGGGAGCCCTGTAA
- a CDS encoding SRPBCC domain-containing protein, producing the protein MSKHPDTELRLERRYDAPAERVFAAWTDPALARRWRSTAAHGEFLALDPPRRLSMRFAMPGLAQDSDVLTVEIVADGEGGSLMRFAQSGPGIARELAKAPAGQDSESAAGWRGMFDNLAGVLASQGGHGREEAEGTVRFERLLPGPIERVWRWIADSDKRAQWLAPGELPTAPGQSFELVFDNARLSPHTAPIPERLRKYEGIFHSRHEVLRLDPPRLLAMTWGGGKEPPSEVVFELTPEGDRTRLTITHTRLKDQATRLDVSGGWHAHLAVLTERLAGRTPPAFLAMVAAIEDDYAQREPRHP; encoded by the coding sequence ATGAGCAAGCATCCCGATACCGAACTGCGGCTGGAACGCCGCTACGACGCGCCCGCGGAGCGGGTGTTCGCCGCCTGGACCGATCCGGCGCTGGCACGCCGCTGGCGGTCCACGGCCGCCCACGGCGAGTTCCTGGCGCTCGACCCGCCGCGCCGCTTGTCCATGCGCTTCGCGATGCCCGGGCTTGCGCAGGACAGCGACGTGCTGACCGTGGAAATCGTGGCCGACGGCGAAGGCGGCAGCCTGATGCGCTTCGCCCAGTCCGGCCCCGGCATCGCCCGGGAACTGGCGAAGGCGCCCGCCGGGCAGGACAGCGAGTCGGCGGCGGGCTGGCGCGGCATGTTCGACAACCTGGCCGGCGTGCTGGCGAGCCAGGGCGGCCACGGCAGGGAGGAGGCCGAGGGCACGGTGCGCTTCGAACGCCTGTTGCCCGGGCCGATAGAGCGCGTCTGGCGCTGGATTGCCGATTCGGACAAACGGGCGCAGTGGCTGGCGCCGGGCGAACTGCCCACGGCGCCGGGACAGTCGTTCGAACTGGTGTTCGACAATGCCCGGCTGTCGCCGCACACCGCGCCGATTCCCGAGCGGCTCAGGAAGTACGAAGGCATCTTCCACAGCCGCCACGAAGTGCTGCGCCTGGACCCGCCGCGCCTGCTGGCGATGACCTGGGGCGGCGGCAAGGAACCGCCGTCCGAGGTCGTGTTCGAACTGACCCCGGAAGGCGACCGGACCCGCCTGACCATCACCCACACCCGCCTGAAGGACCAGGCCACCCGCCTGGACGTCTCCGGCGGCTGGCACGCCCACCTGGCCGTCCTGACCGAACGCCTGGCCGGCCGCACCCCTCCCGCCTTCCTGGCCATGGTCGCCGCCATCGAAGACGACTACGCCCAGCGCGAGCCCCGGCATCCGTAG
- a CDS encoding LysR family transcriptional regulator, whose amino-acid sequence MALGGATLNLNQLDLNLLLIFDAMMRTRSVTQTGERVGLSQSATSNSLQRLRQAFGDPLFVRTPAGMQPTALALDMEADIRAALDRLRFAVERDRQFDPAASRRTFRLLLSDIAQHSHLPAFVAMMRGQAPGVDLISLSLPLREARQAMADGELDLAVGFLPDLGADFHRQALFTERWVCLVSARHPFIGTSMTRDQYLDAPHLSYRPSASIHASLDALLESQFSGQGVRRRVVLSVPYFSGLAATIAQSDLVLTVPHGPALSLSRQQELRIVPLPVELPPIDLNMQWHDRMHRDPGNAWFRQMFAANYCAER is encoded by the coding sequence ATGGCGCTTGGGGGGGCCACCTTGAACCTGAATCAGCTCGACCTGAATTTGCTCCTGATCTTCGATGCGATGATGCGCACTCGCAGCGTCACGCAGACCGGAGAGCGGGTGGGGCTGTCGCAGTCGGCCACCAGCAATTCCCTGCAGCGCCTGCGCCAGGCCTTTGGCGATCCGCTGTTCGTGCGAACGCCCGCGGGCATGCAGCCCACGGCGCTCGCGCTGGACATGGAAGCCGATATCCGCGCAGCGCTGGATCGGCTGCGCTTCGCCGTCGAGCGCGACCGCCAGTTCGATCCGGCCGCCTCGCGCCGTACCTTCCGGCTGCTGTTGAGCGACATCGCCCAGCACTCGCATCTGCCGGCCTTCGTTGCCATGATGCGCGGCCAGGCGCCGGGGGTGGACCTGATCAGCCTGTCGCTGCCGCTGCGGGAGGCGCGCCAGGCCATGGCCGATGGCGAACTGGACCTGGCGGTGGGCTTTCTGCCGGACCTGGGAGCGGATTTCCACCGGCAGGCCTTGTTCACGGAACGCTGGGTGTGTCTGGTCAGTGCCCGCCATCCCTTCATAGGCACGTCCATGACACGCGACCAGTACCTGGACGCGCCGCACCTGAGCTATCGCCCCTCGGCCTCCATACACGCGTCGCTCGACGCGCTGCTGGAGAGCCAGTTCTCGGGGCAGGGGGTACGCCGGAGGGTCGTGCTGTCGGTGCCGTACTTCAGCGGACTGGCCGCGACCATCGCGCAGTCGGACCTGGTCCTGACCGTGCCCCACGGGCCCGCGCTGTCTCTGTCGCGCCAACAGGAACTGCGCATCGTGCCGCTGCCCGTCGAACTGCCGCCCATCGATCTCAACATGCAGTGGCATGATCGCATGCACCGCGACCCGGGCAATGCCTGGTTCCGCCAGATGTTCGCCGCCAATTACTGCGCCGAGCGCTGA
- a CDS encoding response regulator transcription factor: MTDLDIGLLVDDDELYLRTLQRSLARRGLETRTATTIAEALRIADEIRPGFALVDLKLSSDDSGLTLIKPLRALRADMRILLVTGYASVATAVDAIKRGADDYLPKPATADMILRALGREKAEAVAVESTMIPLHRLEWEHIQQALHETGGNVSAAARLLNMHRRSLQRKLAKRPGPERGPEPE, translated from the coding sequence ATGACTGACCTGGATATCGGCCTGCTGGTCGACGACGACGAACTCTACCTGCGCACCTTGCAGCGCAGCCTGGCCCGGCGCGGCCTCGAAACCCGCACCGCCACCACCATCGCCGAGGCCTTGCGCATCGCCGACGAGATCCGCCCCGGCTTCGCGCTGGTCGATCTCAAGCTCAGCAGCGACGACTCCGGCCTGACGCTGATCAAGCCGCTGCGCGCCCTGCGCGCCGACATGCGCATCCTGCTCGTGACCGGCTACGCCAGCGTGGCCACCGCCGTCGACGCCATCAAGCGCGGCGCCGACGACTACCTGCCCAAGCCGGCCACCGCCGACATGATCCTGCGCGCGCTGGGGCGGGAAAAAGCCGAGGCCGTCGCGGTGGAATCGACCATGATTCCCCTGCATCGCCTGGAGTGGGAACACATCCAGCAGGCGCTGCACGAAACCGGCGGCAACGTCTCGGCCGCCGCCCGCCTGCTCAACATGCACCGGCGCTCGTTGCAGCGCAAGCTGGCCAAGCGGCCCGGGCCCGAACGCGGTCCGGAACCCGAATAA
- a CDS encoding sulfatase codes for MTNFIFILADDLGYADLGCYGGRKPVSPNLDRMAARGIRFTQGYSNSPVCSPTRFGLITGRYQYRLRGAAEEPMTGRFRGSTEIGLPPAHPTLPSLLRERGYRTALIGKWHLGYPPHFGPEKSGYEYHIGPLSGGVSYFSHVDRMGKHDLVRDGEPVNYDGHYLTDLLTDEAETYLRARAGDRQPFLLSLHYTAPHWPWETREQGSSNPETDQDIRHLDGGSVHVYGEMIKALDEGCGRVLKALDDLGLADDTVVIFTSDNGGERFSDTWPLVGGKMDLTEGGIRVPYIVQWGDRIAPGSVSAQHCMTMDWTATMLDIAGVPAHPDYPFDGVSMLPVLRDPAQEFPRELFWRMNYRGQRALRDGPWKYLAIEGNEYLFDLSADERERANQAHRQPERLARMRGRCDDWDAVFGAIPADARSELVYTDKDMPSR; via the coding sequence ATGACCAATTTCATCTTCATCCTGGCCGACGACCTGGGCTACGCCGACCTGGGCTGCTACGGCGGCCGCAAGCCCGTCTCGCCCAACCTGGACCGGATGGCCGCGCGCGGCATCCGCTTCACGCAGGGCTATTCCAATTCGCCCGTGTGCTCGCCCACGCGCTTCGGCCTGATCACCGGGCGCTACCAGTACCGCCTGCGCGGCGCGGCCGAGGAACCCATGACCGGCAGGTTCCGCGGCAGCACCGAGATCGGCCTGCCGCCGGCGCATCCGACGCTGCCGTCGTTGCTGCGCGAGCGGGGATATCGAACCGCGCTGATCGGCAAGTGGCACCTGGGCTATCCGCCGCACTTCGGTCCGGAGAAAAGCGGGTACGAGTACCACATCGGCCCCTTGTCGGGGGGCGTGAGCTATTTCAGCCACGTGGACCGCATGGGCAAGCACGACCTCGTGCGCGACGGCGAGCCCGTCAACTACGACGGCCACTATCTGACGGACCTCCTGACCGACGAGGCCGAGACCTATCTGCGCGCGCGCGCCGGCGACCGCCAGCCCTTCCTGCTGAGCCTGCACTACACCGCGCCGCACTGGCCCTGGGAGACGCGCGAGCAGGGCAGTTCCAATCCCGAGACCGACCAGGACATCCGCCACCTGGACGGCGGTTCGGTCCACGTCTACGGCGAGATGATCAAGGCGCTGGACGAGGGCTGCGGACGCGTGCTGAAGGCGCTGGACGACCTGGGCCTGGCCGACGATACGGTGGTCATCTTCACCAGCGACAACGGCGGCGAGCGCTTCTCGGACACCTGGCCGCTGGTGGGGGGCAAGATGGACCTGACCGAAGGCGGCATACGCGTCCCCTACATCGTGCAGTGGGGCGACCGGATCGCGCCCGGCTCGGTCTCGGCGCAGCACTGCATGACGATGGACTGGACGGCGACCATGCTGGACATCGCCGGCGTGCCCGCCCATCCCGATTATCCGTTCGACGGCGTGTCCATGCTGCCGGTGCTGCGCGACCCGGCGCAGGAGTTCCCGCGCGAGCTGTTCTGGCGCATGAACTACCGTGGCCAACGCGCCCTGCGCGACGGGCCATGGAAATACCTGGCCATCGAAGGCAACGAGTATCTGTTCGACCTGTCCGCGGACGAGCGCGAGCGGGCCAACCAGGCGCACCGTCAGCCCGAACGCCTGGCCAGGATGCGCGGTCGCTGCGACGACTGGGATGCCGTTTTCGGCGCGATTCCGGCCGATGCCCGCAGCGAACTGGTCTATACGGACAAGGACATGCCCAGCCGGTGA